The Nomascus leucogenys isolate Asia chromosome 4, Asia_NLE_v1, whole genome shotgun sequence genome includes the window ATGCCTTTATCATTACGTAATAACCTTTTTTGCGTCATTGTACAATTTTGACTAGAAGTctatctgatataaatatagctattcctgctcattattggtttccatttgcatggagtgtctttttccatctctttactttcagTTTACTGTGcctttatgggttacatgagtttcttgtagacagcatataattgagtattttttaaaaatctattcagcTATTctacatctttaaattttttccatttacatGCAATGTTATTATTGCTAGATAAAGACACACTAgtgccattttgttacttgttttttggctattttatttatttacttacttattttttgaaacagagtctcactctgttgcccaggctagagtgtagtggcacaatctcggctcactgcaacctctgcctcccaggtgattctcacgcctaagcctcccaagtagctgggattacaggaatgcgccaccacacctggctaatttttgtatttttagtacagatagggttttgccatggtgcccagactggtcttgaactcctgggctcaagtgatctgcccaccttggcctcccaaactgctgtgattacagacatgaaccaccacgcctagatttttgtttttattttatttatttttttttttggacaacaTCTCTGTCTATCAACAAGTTTGGAATGCATTGGTGTAATCATAGCAAACTGAATcgtttaactcctgggctcaagtcatcctcctgcctcagcctcctgagtatttgggACTGTCGGTACATGCCATATGCCCAGGtttgattgtttttaattctgctcttcttccttcccatcttcctttgtggttaagtgattttctctgggaGTATGTTTCAAttactctctttttatttttagtatatctaTGACAACCTTTCATTTTGTGGTTACTACGAGGCTTACAAAAAATCTTAGAGCTATAACAAGTTACTTTAAACAGATGGAAACTTAACATTCAGCACAAAGAAAGGAAGccaataaaaaaaagtttaaaactctgCACTTTTACTCCATGCCTCCcatattttggctttttgttgccacaatttacatcattttatattgcCCATCCCCTAACAaattgttgtcattatttttggTAGCTTTATCTTTTAGTCTTCATACTAAAGGTATTGtggtttacacaccacaattaccaTCTTAGAGTATTATAAATTTGTCTGTGTACTTACTCtcaccagtgagttttataccttcacaTATTTTCTTATTGCATGTTAGCATCCTTTCCTTTCAGATGAAGAAATCCCTTTAGCGTTTCTTGTAAGACAAGTCTGGTGGTGATGactttagcttttgtttgtcttggaGTGTTATCTCctcttcatgtttgaagaatagATTTGCTAAGTATAGTATTTTCAGCTGgcagttattttccttttgcccCAACTTTTATAGCTTCCACATGAGGGACAGCATCCTAAGCCTCCTGGCTCTAACAGTAGAGGAGACTAGGCATACGTGTTTCTCTAGGTCACAGAACAAAGATGTGGTTTCCAAAGAGTACACTCTCTGGGTGTAGTGCAGAAAAAAAGGCTGGAATGCACAGCccccattttttttccagaagggGTTTattgcactttttctttttttttttttttttgacagtcttacTCTTGCTgcttaggctggaatgcaatggtgcaatcttggctcatagcaacctccgcatcctgggttctagcaattttcctgcctcagcctcctaagtggcagggattacaggcacccaccaccacacctggctactttttgtatttttagtagagacggggtttcaccatgttggccaggctagtcctgaactcctgacctcaggtgatccacccgcctcggcctcccaaagtgctgggattacaggcatgagtcaccatacccagcctattGCACATTTTTTTAAGTGGCTATTTGGCAGGCAGCTTCCATTGAACTTGCATTGGTGAGCTAATGGGGTAGACAAACCGTAACCCTCCAAAAGCCTCAGCTGAAGGATGTCACCTCCTGAGCCTTTCCTCTAGCTCACTCCAGTGATTATTCCAAGTCCACCCATATTTTTTGGACGTAGTTGATCCACACACCAACTGCCACAACTTGTATAGTTCTCATAGAAGGGACTGTCTCTTTAATAACCTAGTTCTGGGAGTCAGTGGGGCTTTGCATTTCTGAGTGGGCCTAGACACTGGAAACAAACAGGCAAATATACAATTGGGCCAACTTCTAGTAGCTATCTCCCCCAGAGCACAGCCTAAACACCAGTACAGGCACTTGTCCCAGATTGTCTCCCTGGCTTAGTGCAGAGAGAACGGGAGATAAAGGTTCACACCCAGCTTCACCATAATGATAGAAGAAACTGAAATACACATCCAACACCCCCACATTTCCAGCTACACATAAAGTGTTTGGATTCTACCTTACTTGTCTTGGGGTCTTGACAGGACATGGCACATTCTGATCTCCAAGGGGCCACCAAAAACAGAGACAATAGTTTGGACAAACCCAAGTAAGTAGGAGGCATCTTAAGATCTCTCACCAAATGAATTGGCGAGATTATTCTCCTTCACTCATTTAGATTTCATCTGAGAAAAGTTAACATTGCATAGTTAGGGCAGAAGTCACCAATCTGGATGCTAAATATTATATACGTCTCCTTCAACATATTCCAGTTTTTTCCCCTATgtgatatatttttctaaaaaatcaattgcattggGTTCCAGGATACTCTTGTGCAATAAGACTTCCTTGATTCATTTGTACAAAATTGTGCCATTCTCCTTGAGACACATTTTGATCTGGTCAGTGTTTCTTGTCAACATGTACTCCACAGACATGGTCCTGGTCAGAAAGTGAAAAACTTATTTCTTCCCAAGAGTACAAGAAGTGACCTAGCATTGCTGCCAGATAGCAGCAGAGCTGAAAAAGGCCAGTACAGTAAGTAAGATGGCAAGCCATCAAATACTAAAATATGTCTTTCATCCTTCCTTCCCACTGAGGCCATGTCTCATTTCTACCTCTTCCTAAGATATCCACCCACACCAGCATCTCCCAACTGTTAAATTGCTGCATAAAATACCCATGTTACAATGTATCTTGTTCTCTTAACTAAAATTTCTTCATTCTAGTCCCTGCCTTTCTCTTGACCTTATTACAATGATTACACATTGAAGAGGGAGAATAGTGTAAGATCAAGTCTGCAAGTTAAACTATAGTCCTGATACTGGAATCcacaaacagaaaatctgaattatAGATAAGGAAAGATTCAGATTCTAAAGCACAGAACACACTCTTAGATCTTGGGCATCTAATATCCTATCAATATTTAATCAAGAAAGAAGCAGGCAGATGACAGGGGTAGGGGGGCAAGCAAGATAGAACaataacttttattaaataatgacTTTGTACCAAAAACATTACTGACATTATTAATTGATccatataacaaatatttgttgggagTTTAGTTCTGCCACTGAACTGTAAAagcattattcccattttatgccTAAGGAGTCAGAGCTACAGATCTAAAAAGTAATTCACCCAGTGTCCACAGGATTTCAACTCAGGTCCACACAAGAAAAGCTCATGTTCGTTCTCGTATGGCAAAGTGTGCAAGGAAGTAAAGTAATTTAAGAGACAAGAAAGATCAGAGGAAGAGAGAATTGAGGAAAAATTATGTAGCCCCATAATACCCTAAGTCTTCcaaaaaaccactttttttcAAATCATATTAGCCAACAATGTTTTAATATACTTTATAGACAATAAgttttttttacaatattttatatactcATCTACCAATAGAACTTTTCTAGGAATTCAACAATAAACCAACATTAAAAGCTTTCTAGCATAAATCACCAATTTCCAAGATAACCACAGGccatctttaaaatacatttattattattatttgaaaaggtTTGTGgttgtgtttctttaaaaagctgtttAATTATATATGATGACATTTTTATAGGTGAAATGACTTGATGTCTaggattttcttcaaaataaggtAAGGGTACAGAAGATACATGATAGGTCATCAGGTGATAACTGGCGAGCTGGGTGACAAATAGACAAGATTGTTTTACTCCTTATTCTAAATAGTAAAAAATCTATCACCATGTTTGGGCACGAGCTTTCTCTCcaaggaaatattaaatatatttttcagcactttttctatttcttcctcattCAGAGTCTTGAACTGTATCAGATCTGTATTGTCCTTATAATTGAATCTCCTATAGGTGAGGGTGAAGCCCACCAAACAGTGAACCCCATCTGGGGTCTGCAAGGAACAAAATGATTTACTAGTAAACACAGATGCTGGAGATGTCTGCAGGTATGTATTCACAGACTCAAAATCTTCAATTGTTCGAGGCTCAAGAGTAAAGGAGTAGATTTTTCGGTATTTGCTGTCTTCTAGGAGATCAGAATTAAGAAATTCTTCATTTGGAATGTACTGTTCCCTTCTGATTTGGTCTAGATACCAGAATCCATTCTCTTCCGTCAATCGGAAGATGCAAGGCACCTGAGGCTGATCCTTCCCAGAAATTAACTCCAGAGGCTGCCACATCTGGTATGAGCGTCCAAACCCAGCGTCGACAATGTAGTTCCTGCCATCAATGGTCACCTGCAGGAGAAGGTGAATCATGCCAGTGCTGTATTTTTTGGCTGGAGTGCTGTAAACATACCCTCCCAAAATCGTGGTCTCAAAACCAATAGTGGTCAGAGCCCAGTACAGAAGATGATTGACCTGAAGACACCACCCACCCCGATTTCTTCTCACAACTTGATCAAAAATGGCCTCTAAGCCTAAGTCCATGGCTTCCCCACAATGGATGTTAAGGTTCTCAAAGGGAACAGCTCGGATCTGGTGCTGAAGAATGTCAGTTAATGTTTCCAAGTCCAATTTGTTCCTAGACTTCTTATAGCCAATTCTTTCAAAATATGCTTCAATGTCCATGATCCCCTAAGCAAGGAAAACAAAACGAAAGCAAATCATATTACTTTTACACTTGGATTTGAGTAGGCTAATTATGGCTCTATTTTAAACATGTAGAAATACGATAGTTATAAGTATAATAATTATTTCTAGTGCTTTCATCGTATGAATTCCTTTTACACACGTAAGTTCAGTTAATAGTCCCAGAATCCTGTGAGAAATGTATTATGTCTTCTTTCAAGTGTGAGAAGCTGGAAATCAAGATTAAATGATGAGTCAAATGATAAACAGCTTGTTCATGGTTCTCTTGGTGATTAATAAAAGAGAGATTCCAATTGGTATCCTTTAAAATAGCTTATAAACATCTTCTGATGTAGGCAGGAGAATCCTGCAATACAGTGTATAGTATCCGTGGTACCTGACCCACTCAATTTCCCTTTTAGCTGAGCCTTATACAAAGTTTCCCACTCAAAGAACTGTATTGCTTCACTCATCCATTGATTAACTCAAGAAATAGTTCACTGAATAGCTATAATGTGTTTCCTACTGATCTAGTGCTTGCTTACTCTCAAAAATCTTATATTTTAGTGGGAGTTGGAGTGACATATATAGGAAACTGAATACGCGGATAAAACATGCAATCTGTTAGATTGTAGTAAGTGCCCTGGGAAAACTAAAGTAAAGAAAGGACTCAGTAAGTGCACAGGGAGAGCTCCAATTTCAAATTAgttggttaaaaacaaaacaacaacaaaaaaaacactcgCTAAGATTTGAAGGATGCCAGAGAATAAGGCCTAAGGATATGCGTGAGGAGGATTGTTCCAAGtagaacagaaaataacaaggcCTTAAGCTGGAAACTGCCTTGAGCGTTCAAAAAACATTCAGGAAGCCAGGGTAATTGGAGCATATGAGTGAGAAGGAGAGTGGATTAAGATGAGATCTGACAGGCAACTGCAGCCTTGGAGCTAAGACTGGCATTCTGCCTTTTACTGTAAGTGAAATGAGAAATGTAAATGAGAGACGCCTGAGAGAAGGGTTGTAACTGAGCAATGTTTGCCACAATCAAAGCGATGTTTCCAGATACTGTATAGAGAATAGGCTGCCCATATTGCGCCTTATGGACAGTCACATGAACTAGGCGGGACCAATTTGAACACATATGCTCTAGGACCAGTGCTTGGCTCATGGATAACATATGACCTAAGTAGATCTGAGACTTTATTGAGGAACTTTTGCTGAAACCTAAGCTTATACATTCTGCTACAAGGTAGAAGCTGGTGGGGAATTCATTCAAAGCTATTGGTGAGTAGAAGCTGGTGGTGTATTCATTCAAAGCTATTGGTGAGAACCTACTGAAGAACAACATTAACAAAGAGTTCACCAAGTTTaccaagaaatgaaaaacaagagaAGGTAGAATGAGGAAAGACCTCAATGAAGCCAAAAGCTATCTTTTAACTTTCAGGTAACgtgaaccaaaaaaaaataaatgccccttattttgttaaatattttagaaaaggttTTTGAAACCTGCCATCATAGTGTCTTAATCTTTTGAGACTTTGATTGCAACAGTGCTGTACAGACCTCAGGTATAACTCTTTTGTAATGTGGTATGGCCTGAGGATGACCTTGTACAAAGGGACCTGCCCCGAGATGAATGGTGATAAGTGAAGCATCTCTTATTTTCCCTTCTCATAACATTTCTTCTATATTCTCCCATTTTTCCTTTCTGACCCAGCTATCCTCCCCATATTGCCAGTTTCCAACTTTCTCTGTTCTTGATGTCTACAACATCATTTCTCCTAAATCTATTAGATTGCATTTCTTCTCATCCTAACTTCCACCAGCACCCTTTCGTAACATTTGGTCAAGCTCTAAAGTTCTACCACTGAGAGAGAGAACAAGTTGTATTTAGTCAGACAATGCCAACCCCTCTCTGCCCCCTCACCTAGAATTTGTACTGAGTAtgtaaagaagagagagaagctgATCTAAAAGGAAGAAGGCAGTTTATACATACCTGGACATTTGATGCTTGCTTAGAATATCATtccttaagaaattattttatatctcttttatttGGTATAACTTGTTTACAAgcatttgttttcctctttttctttttttgtctcttgtACCCTCTCTGttcccctccctccacctttcccctccttttcttttttttttttttttttttttgagacggagtcttgctctttcgcccaggccagagtgcagtggcgtgatctcggctcactgcaagctccgcctcctgggttcacaccagccattctcctgcctcagcctcccgagtagctgggactacaggcgcccgccaccatgcccggctaattttttgtatttttagtagagacagggtttcaccgtgttagccagaatggtctcgatctcctgacctcgtgatccgccggcctcggcctcccaaagtgctgggattaccttttctttttttaagataaagtgTTGATTTGGAATTTAGCAACTGCAAGTCCATTTGAAAGAAGTCAGTTTTGTTAGAGGCCTGGATAGAGCAATATATTGTAACCAAATCACACTTGAACATTTTGTGGCTGAACTTAAGAAATTGTGCATTATTAACGTTGTGCTTCAAGGTGGAATGCTGAAAGCATTTGGAAAGTAGTTGCCAGGAGAAGAGCTCACTGAAAACATTATTAGCTTTATATATCCACTTGTAAAATCTCTGTGCAGTGATACATCCCTCCCTTTCATCTTGATCATAAATATAAGACTTAAAGGAAGCAGAGTGAACGTGCTTAGGAAGCCCACTGAGAGCTCTCAGAAAGGCACTTAATACCTTTCTTAGTAAGTTGGAAGTAGGTTGATCTTCAGTTTTAATCCAGAAGACAGAATGCTGCTTCTTCCTGGCTTGAATTctagaaataagagaaaagacctttagaaatatataacatgacttccttgaaaacaaaataatagtttTGTAGACCGTAAATTATGAAGATGTCCTAAAAATCACAAAACGGAGGGAATGGACTGCACAGTAAAGCGAACATTTGAGTTGTATAAGAAAGTGTGTGGAAACTGTAACTATGGAGATGGGAGCAACGCTGATGGGGTAGAGCCTTCTGGGTTAAAAACCTGGAAGCTGTGGAAGCCACCAGGAGCAGGGCTTCCACAGCCTCCAGAGGCAACCCACCAGCTGATGAACTGTCATGAGATCAGCAAGGAAGGGTGAACCAAGTTCCATGCCCTCAATCACTACCATGACATATACCAAACACATCAAAGACCAGGATGTAGTGCTAGCACCTGGTCTTCCTCCAGGTACAACTATAATTGGGCATGTTGAGGTAGATAAACAAGGTAAGGCCCTTAATGTATGATGCAGCTCAAAAGAAAGAAGGACTATCTATATACAGAAGATCCGCCATCAGAGCATCTCTTGTCATAATCACCTCCCCTCACCTCCACTAAAGAAAACTGAGGAGtctgtgaaaggaaattaaattgtgGGACCCCCAAACTCAtttagccaaagggaaaagtcaagctggtaAGTGGGTCATGCAAACCTGCCTCCCCcttttggttcctaaataagatggctacaaGATGAAAAGCCACACGCCTCCCCCATATTTTGCCCACAAAGAAACTCCTAGTGAGCTGTTAAAACTTCACCAGGACAAACAAATTGGGAgacattaatataataataaatcatGAGCTTACAACTGCCTTGTCACAGACACAACTATATCTCTGATAAATCCCACCTGATTTAGAAAGCCCATTTCTCAGAGTAATGAAAGAATTAACATGGTGGCTGTGTCTAATAAAATGATCTCCTGTTTTAACTCCAAACCTATACCTTACCGTTCCATCAGGTTCAGCTCCCGCCACAGGCTCTAAGTGTGTGTGACATGCTCTGTAGGTACCATATGTTTCTTATATGCCCTGGGGCCCCTGTCAATCTTTTGAGCTGTGATCTCCTCAACATCCATAATGCCCATATCTTTTTCTCATCAAAACGTGAACGTTTTTTAGAATTAGGGCCAGGAGGCCAAAAATACCGAATTACAAAATGTCCTGACAACGTACCACAATTTAGTAGTGTTGAATTTAGTAGTGTTGAAACATCATCTTGTGGCTGGGAATATGAAATGGAGACACAGAAGGAAATaatagaggagaagagaaaacactggaataaagaggaagaaacagtGAAACTCCTTTTAGCTTCCCCAGTCTTCCTGTTAACACCAGAAGAGGAACGCTTGCTCAAGGATGTCCCCTCCCACTTATGGTCTCAGTCAATACAGATATAGGGAAAATATTCTCAGCCACTGCAATAAAGGTAGAGATAAATCCAAAGAAACCCCTGCCTAGCCTTAAACAATACCCTCTATGACAGGAAGCTGCAAATGGAATTGCCCCTATTATACAAGACTATCTAAAAAGGGGCTCATTATTCCCTGCACGAGCCCCTACAATAGCCCTATATTCCCTGTAAAGaaacaaagcagaagaaaatggagattTGTGCAGGACTTGAGGGCAATACACAATATTGTAATACCCAAGCACCCAGTGGTCCCCAACCCACATACCGTTCTATCAGCTATACTCACTACCAGCCAGTATTTCTCAGCTGTGAATCTCTGCAGTGCCTTTTTCAGTATTCCCGTAGAGCCAGACAGccatatttgtttgcttttacttGGAAAGAATGGCAATATATGTGGGCTGTCATGCCCCGAGGGTATACAGAAAGTCCCACTTAC containing:
- the NAT1 gene encoding arylamine N-acetyltransferase 1 translates to MDIEAYFERIGYKKSRNKLDLETLTDILQHQIRAVPFENLNIHCGEAMDLGLEAIFDQVVRRNRGGWCLQVNHLLYWALTTIGFETTILGGYVYSTPAKKYSTGMIHLLLQVTIDGRNYIVDAGFGRSYQMWQPLELISGKDQPQVPCIFRLTEENGFWYLDQIRREQYIPNEEFLNSDLLEDSKYRKIYSFTLEPRTIEDFESVNTYLQTSPASVFTSKSFCSLQTPDGVHCLVGFTLTYRRFNYKDNTDLIQFKTLNEEEIEKVLKNIFNISLERKLVPKHGDRFFTI